The Kwoniella shandongensis chromosome 2, complete sequence DNA segment TCGAACGACCTGAACGATGACCGTGTGATTCTCCATTTGGGCCAAGAAGTCAGACTGTCCAGCTTTGACTTCAGCAAGATCGGAGGTCAGAGCAAGGAGCGCATCGTCGaactctccttcctcgattCGAGCAGCAGGAGCCGCAGCAAAGCATTCCAACAGAGCGAACCAAGCATCGGCAGTGATCTGTAGCTCCTTGCCAGAAGAGACCGTGCTACGCGCATCCTGAAACCTCTGTACGACGACCTCGGCGACCTTGTTCGGCACGATGATCCCGTGTTGGGTGAAAGAGTGAACAAGAGATACGAGAGGTCCAACGGGGATGTCGAGCGTCGAGCAAGTTTTCAGAATTTGGGCGAGCTCGGTGAGTCCTCGTTCGGACGTTTGTGATGTCTTCGCAGCGTTGAGAACGGAGGGCATATCGTCGAATCGCTTCAGTCTAGCCAGGACAGCGAGGTGTCGCTGAACAAGGGCAACGTCAAGCGGGATGGGAATGGTAGACTTTGCGAAAAGATTGTCGATTCCTTGCAGGTACTTTGTCGTTTCCGCAGATTCCGAAGCCTCACTGGCCTTCCCGACCAAAGCAGTGTACAGTCTCCAAACACGCCTCTCCACTGTCACTCGTGCAGCTCGTGTGTTCAGTTCGCCAATGTCTGCAAGAACACTTGTCATTATATCCGTAGCCTCGAGATATCTACCATCGAAGAGTGCCGCATCGACAAGACCGGTAATATGTTCGAGCGTCAAACGGTGAGGAGGGACTTTCGCTAAGAAACCGGAAGACTTGATCTTTTCGTTCCATTCGAAGGCGAGATCGAGCTCGCCGGCTTCGGCCAAAGCGACAAGGAGTCGCCCGCAAGTCTTGTGTGTCGCGGCGGGTACCGGTTTGGTAACGGACTCAGCTTCCGTTTGAGCTGTCATCTCGCCAAAGAGCTCAAAAGCCCGAGCCGGTTCTCCAGCAGCGATGAACGCCTCGATGGCGATGTGCCAGGTTTCCGTGACCAGCCCGTTGATCCTCTCAGCGCGTTCGGTCTCGCCCATTTGTGTTGCTCGATACAATGATGCTGCCCACTCTTTCAAGACAGATGATGAgttgttcttctcgacgaACGCGCTCCAAGCGCTCTCCAATCCCTGCGCATCCTTGGCAGCACCGAGAGCCTTGAACAGATATTTGTCGATCGCGATCAAACCCGTGAGTTTCTGTTGCTCGGCTTGTCGGTAGATCTGGACTACACCCTCAACGTCGGGTTCTTCTTGTCGTGACATCGCTTCGAGGAGAGTACCGTACACGGAAAGGTTGAATCGAGAAGCGGGTCCTGCTACGATAGTTGCCGCACGGAAAAGCTTGAGCGCAGAGGAGAGGTTACCCTCCGCCTCGTAACTCTGGTAGAGCTGATCTCGCTCCGCCGCTTGCTTAGCATCCCATGTTTCGGGTCCGACGAATGTCGATCGCCAAACaccccacttcttctcccgtgACCAGATCTTGCTCGCATCAGATACCTCCTTCGCTCGCAAGGCCAAAGCTCGAATGACGAAACCGTAAGTGATCGAGTCGGGGATGAGATCTCGCTCGAGGATCTCGTTATAGATCTCAAGGATGGGTGCGATGGTCTGACCGTTTCGTCGAGCGAATACAAGGGCGTTGAGACAAGCGTTGTACACCTCCAGGGAGAACGTAGCAGGAAGTGGGTATCGCTGAGAGAGCTCGGGGTCACCAGCGATTTGGTTCTGGTCGAAGGGCGAGACAGATCTAGGCGATCGATAGTGACTGACAAGACGGTTGATCAAGTCAATGTCCTCGTTCTCTCGAGCGTCCAAGATAGCGCTGATAAtagctttctcctctttggTTCGGACGTTGTTGCTAGACTTCTGCTGCAATAACAGCTCAACGGGTGGCTCATCTAATGATGCTCGTTCCACTGCTGCGGTGCTATTCCGTCGAACTAGACCTAATCGTTTTCCTGGCACATCTCGTCCCGCGAGATCCATCAAGACTCGGTTCGGTTGACCTATCACCCTCGTCGAGGGTATCGACGCCGGCGTGACCAAAGGTCTggcatcttcctccctttccaGCAGTTGTTGAGCATCTGATCGAGTCGATAATGATCGAACACCTAATTGTGCCCGAGTTGATGGTATGCCGACCTGCCATATCTCAAGTGTGGTCTGACTTCGAGTAAGGGAACCTCGTGTTGGTCGGGATGATCTCGAGAGTGGCAAAGCGTTCTGCCCACGGGTCGGTGACGAAAGCCTACTTCGCGATGAAGACGCTTCGCCCAAAGTAGAAGTAAGAGGTTGTATCCCAGCTTGCGTGGGGAAAGCGAtcgagctccttcttcccctcctgcCTGATCGGATTGATCTGTCCTCTTTCCagtctgcttcttcaacgccttcTATCTCAAGTACAGAGACTTTACTACTTCCTGCACGAGCTTCGATCTCCCgtctcacttctctccctgtGCCATCGCTGGGACCGATGATCCTTGTTCGCTTTGATAATCGGTGTTTCAGCAATAGGTTTGATCGGGGTGGTGAAGTCGAAACTTGGTTCTTCTCGTCTGTTGACAATGTCGATGAAGGGTCAACAGCGGATGTCTGAGGCAGGGAGATGAAAGCTCGTGCGTGGCCCTGTCGCAGTGTCAGCAGCCGAACCTTTAGATGCAAAGACACAGGTAGGATGACTCACGGTGTAACCGTTACCGCCAGCCCCGGCGTTGCCACCATATCCAGCTCGACCTGTACTTCCTGAAGATCCAGCTGTCTGTGTCGAGTTCTGCGCTTGCGATACGAGAGCATTGCTTGATCCGTTgtgtggaaggtgatggaGCAAAGAAGGGTTGGCGGTAAAGTGGTCCGGCTGAGAGGCGGGGATACGGATGAAGGGCCGGAAGTGAGCACTGCAAAGGGGAGAATTAGCTTAATATAGGGATAGTCATGAGACATCATACATACGAGGCTTTGGTCAACATGTTGTAAGATGTTATGACAAGATAGTACCGAAGGCTTGATATATGAGATTAGATGTGATGAGCCCGATGGCGAGCTGGTTAAGCGTATAGAGGACGCAACCGAGTATGTAAGATTGGGTGAATATCCGTTTGTTTAGGCGAGTATCATGGCGTTATTGTGTGCAGTGATCGAGTGTCGTTCTAAGATCGAGACAGCGAAGATATCCAGGAAGATGTCTGTAACCTAGAGAGTGTCAATACGGTGAGAGGTGGATAATCGTTGCCGTTGAATCGACGAGTTGTCAACTTTGTCGGCAGAGAGAACAGAGAGCAGTTACGAGTCACCCTCCACTTTTACGTATAACACTGTATTTTTTTACACGCTGCCACTTCGGAGTTTCCCTCACAGCCCGATCTCATCCGAGTGCACACGGCAACGCCCATATCTTATCCGTTCCCTTCGATCCTCCAGTGAGCCTGCTTTGTTATGTTGGAATGATGCAGTGACAACCTTTCGGAAGTGACATACTCGTAGAATGCGGTGGTAGATCTACCCATATGACAAGATCCGGGAACATACACCAGGGCCGCGGACGTCTCTTCCGATAAATGCGACTTTCCGACTTCATTGCCTCAATCCACCAATTGGACGGGCGATGCTATGATATAATGTATGACATCGCGAAATGATATGTGACATATGAGGATATTGCCGTCGAATACAACACGACATGATGAGTATGTGCGAACACTATATGCAGGGGAAGGATGTGATACAATGCGAACCCTGTCTCCTTGCTGGTCTCTCCACATTACCTGCGCAGGACATTTACTGCTATCCTGCCAGCCCCACCTGTCAAACTCGTACTCTCCCACGCCGCCGCCCTTGATTTTGTCTTACTTTCTCCTCTTGTTGCCTGCTGTGACGACAGACGAAAGTCTCGCTTTGAGTGGTGTGATCCCACCGATACCGCTATACGGAGGTCCATATCCGCCAGGCAGTATATTTCGGCACACCTAAACACAACAAGCTCCACACTCAGCTACATCCCAGcatcaccacctcgacgCTCGCACTCACTGGACACTCTCCCTCGACCACCCACGCATGACCATCAATCTTCCACAAACccttcaacacctcatccaccttgaCATCCTGCGCATCAGGAACAACCGCTTCTTTGGTGACTTCCCAATTTTCCTTCGGAACAGCCGCTCGTTGTAATTGCTTCTCGGTGAGATTGATCTGGAACTTGACCCATGCTTCTTGGAGAAGTTCGCGAGTCCATTCGGTCGGTCCGTAAGGATCCGGACGGCCATTACGATTGACcgatgctgctgctgcagcagcagctccGCCTCTAGCTCGAGAATAGCGACCACCGCGACCTCGAAAGCCACCTCGGCCTCGCCAATGCATGGGTTGCTGATTCGGATGAGGGTTAGGATTTCGGCCGATGGCAGCGATTAGTGAAGAATGAAGACATTGAGCGCACAGGATGTGACCGCTATAAGGAACCTGTTAACTGGCGAGGTCTCTCTCCGAACAGTAGAGGAGCAGCTCACCAAGGGGTCATCACAGCTTGTGTTGGAGCGCAGAAGCAAATAGGACATGCTATAAAATGGTCAGGAACCGACCTAAGAACGAACGAATGACGGTCTAGCTCACTGTATCCTGTGCCCAACAGACTATCCTCGTCCATACTTGGCTCGTCCACGCTTGCATTCTCCACCAAACCCTTGACTATGTCGTCGCTCAttcctcgcttcctctttTGGGTAATATTGACGATCTGGACACTGTCGTCGCCTTCACCTGACGACTCATCTATCTCTATTGGCGTGACGACTGCTCgtcctttgcccttctcctgAGCTGTATATCTTCGTCCTGCAACGGTATCGAGGGCTATAGGACcggaggacgacgaagcggacgaagaggtagaagtaTTCGCTGGACTTTGTAATCTACCCACACGGTGGTGGTATGGAGTTGAAAGATTGCCACGCCGTGGTCGATGGATATGTTCGGAAGGAGGGGTCGAGGGAGGTGGCAGGTGTTCGAGTCCTTCCAAGTCTTCCAGGACATCGTCAATGCTAAGAGCTTGAGATAGGGTTTGGTTGACGTTGGGTCGGGGCGATGTTGCACGTCGAACAGAAATAGACTCttcaggtggtggtggcgataGTGTACTGCCGGAGGAAAAGGGAGACGCAGGgttcatctcttcttccggatCTGGATACGGTGTAGGTTCTCGCCACCTGTGTCTGtggctcgagctcgaagaagtggacgagacACTGACCGGACGAGAGCGGTCGGTCGTTTCTCGACCTCTGATCACTGTCGACGTTGGAGGAGTAGCAGCGGCACTTGCGCttgcactcgcactcgcGGTCACCACACTAGCCACTCGTCTTCGCGCGCTCGAGGCTCGActggaagttgaagaagcgACACTACTTCCCCTTGACGATCGACCCCTTGAGGAGCTACTTCCATCTCGTAAGCGTCGTCGAGGAGCTAGTTGAATATCGGCCATAGTGGGTCGAGGTCGGTCGGCAGCatcgggagaagggggtgaTTTAGTATTGCGAGTggttcgaggtggaggtcgcATTATACAGTGTAACGAAGAAATGTAGAAGCTCGGTGTGATGTATAAGGTGTCGATCGACTTGCCTATGACAGGGCAACCATCGAGGACGGTATGCTATGTGATTCTTTCGacagggagaagaagtgagggAGGATGTGTAACTTATAAATCTGGTCCAAAGGCTGCTTTGATGTACAATCAACCCAATTGAACAATTCTGATCGTTCACCGAGTACAATACAAACCAACGAAGGGTCCGTGACCTCATTGTAGAGTTCATCGTGCCTAATCGACAATAAACCGCGTGGAGTGGCAAATTTAGGCGCGGGGTTGTGAAAACTCATCATCCATTCTTTCTTTCGTTTGTTCGTTCTTTTGACTTGGACAGACACCACACGACTCAACTCCATTGCTTGACATCAATAGCTCATAGAGCATATTTCATCTTTATCAACTTACTTACTAATCAGAAAATAGCAATATGCCTAAGGTGAGCTGCGGAGCTCATGGTATTGCTATGCTCTGTGTGCACTAGCTgactctcgctcttcccctcctttgCAGAACAAGGGAAAGGTGCGTTTTGTCTCTTCACACAATGACGCCATGATCATCGGTGATCCTGTCAAATATCCTCGACAACCTCCCAATACTTGTAGTAGGCACTGATATATCATCATTTACACAGGGCGGAAAGAACAACAgacgaggaaagaaggaagacggtgagaacaagcgagaacTTATCttcaaggaggatggacagggtgagtgtgcagtcggaatcatcatcacacgACCGACTAGCCTACGAATGGCCGAATTGGTACTCCAATAGCAACAACGTACTGACCCGATTACTGCCGCAGAATACGCCCAGGTGCTCAAGATGTTGGGTAACGGCCGAATAGAAGCAAAATGTCAGGATGGTGTCACTCGAATTTCACAAATCAGAGGACAActgagaaagaaggtgggttTGGAAGTCTATTCGTATCCACGAATATTTGGATGTCTCCCCATCTGCACCACTATCACCTTGGAATGGGGCACTTCCCCTCCCAAAAGCCATACCTCACCATCCGGCCATTTTATTTGATCGTTCATGGATGCTGACTCGTTATGGTTTGTTACTAGGTCTGGATCGTTGTCGGCGATatcgtcctcatctctcttcgAGACTACCAAGACGACCGAGGGGATGTCATCCACCGATACACACCTGACGAAGCTCGTAACTTGAAGACATATGGCGAATTAAAAGAGTTCCAGTTGGTCGAGAACCAAGAGGTGGAcggagacgaggaggaagaaggtgggatcGATTTCGAGGAGGCGGACATCGACGATATCTGTGAGTTCCAGTCGAGCCCGTCGAGGAGACTGAGGCGTGCGAGAATCGCCTCATCTGGACCGTTGTGTGGGAAGAGCATATGGTTCGCCTGCCCGGTGGTCGGGAGTTGCACCGAGATCATTGGGGTGTCATATATATACAAAGGGATGGAAGGGCTGACAGTGTACTTTTTTGCCCCGCAGAATCGTCACCCCTCGACATGCTTGTGTATACCCTATCTTACATCATGTGCATGcaatcatctccttctgatcctTGCTCACGAATTCGAGGTCTATCTCCCCTAAAGATCACTGAACGTCAATCTCAGCTCTCACGTTGTCTCTCCTCGCCTTCGCCCGAGGTGACTTCCACCGACTCACGAAGCGTCTTAAGTATAAGAAAGGAGGCATCCACACTTGGAGTTGCAAGCCGAAACACGTTTTGTCCTTGAATCTGTCCGAAGGGCTAAACTCATACTTGCTAACATCGAAAGTTGTACATCGTCATGGGTCCTCACAGGTGAGCCATGCTGATCTTACCATTGCAACAGGTGCAGTGAGAACGGATACAGCGACCGCTTTGCAGGTCATTATTTGCTCATAATCCATCCCCTCATGTCTCACTGCTGTGCACTTCGGGGGATTGGTAACATCATGTCTCTCTTTTGTTCATCTCGGTGGATGGTGAAAGGAATttgcgaaggagaagggaggacaGTTGAAGTATACAACGTAAACATATATGTAGCTTTCCATATTACACCAGTCTGACCTCCTGTCTACGATACATACCCACTTATCCACAATATCTGACGGGCCACAGAGTTCAACTGCACTCCACTAACATCAGATTATCGTCACATATTTCAGAGACGCAATGCCATCCCAATCTCAATCAAATGCTGCGACTTCTCGtatctccaccaccaccaccaccactaccaccgccaccggTACTCCTGGCTATTCATCAGCCGGAACCATGAGCGCAGGGTCGACATCTAACAATCCTGGCTATACCCTTCAGCCGATGATGGTCTATACCCCTGCAGGTAGGGATACAGCAACAATGTCGCCGATCAGTCCGAACTGTGCATGTACTGATCCGAAATGGTGTATGAAAGAATGCGAGGCAGGTAAGAACGCTGCTCAAGAAGCCCATTGGAATAGCACACACTCTAGTGCTGCAGCCCGCATGGAACGCCGTCCATGAGCAAGCAAGTCACTGAATGATCAGAATTTGCgacaaagaggagaggagggggaaggacGTAGGTAGTGGTAAATAAGACAAGTAGTTACCTTGCGGCGGATGGTATGTGCTGGGTTTGATGCTAGGGGTAAGTtgaaaggaggtgaagggCAGAGCGGATGATGTTAGAGGACACTGTTCGTACTAAGGCATGCATGGGATGAGTCTATTGCCCAGAGGACGACATATCGGACCAAATACAGGCCGAGAAGCGTATCGCTAGTGGAGGTCGTTTCACACATCGTATGAGATCCGTAGGCTCATATCTGTGCGTGCGTGATTGTCTCGTCGTCCAAAGGACTTGACAGACATCGGCGAATGATACCACAGGACAAAGGTCCTTCTGCGACACTGCAATATAGCGCGAAGGCTCTTTGTGAGAATTGTGTTGTACTTATTCTGGACCGTCTTCCATGACCTAAACAGATGCCCGTTTGAGGTGGGGAATTTTGCTTCTGTCCGAGAAGGGGGACGGTCATCCACACTAATTGTTGCAATTGACGTTTTCGCCTTCCAATCGTCAGTTCGATTCATGATCCCTTGTCTTGTCTTCCACTTGTAAAAGGATATGTTCGTCCTCAATTGGGACAATCGCACCACACGACGTATAAAAAAGGGTGACGCTGTGGCAACTCGACGTTCGTCCCCATTCTGATAAGCAACAAACAACAATCACCGTTATTGACTTCTGCCACTCATTTCCATTCGTAATAACTTACTGATACACACACAACCACCACATATACATACAAACGCACAATGACTCCTAGAGCAGTCTCTCCCACAACCAGAGGTAGTACGGTAGCTTCCTTCGCCACCGGCAGCCACGTCTCCGGCAATCCCAGCTCTGTATCTCAATTCAGTACCCTCCGCATCCCTGAGGTGAACCACAACCAGAGCAGGGACTACAACCTCCCTTCTCAACCCGCCTACCAGCGTCAGAGGGAGATGACGGCACCTACTGACTCTGAAGGATCTGAGCCGTACCGCAGTCCCTCCCCAATGGCCGTCCGAGTCATTGTGACTGAGGGCTCGTCGCAGGGTCCGATGGATAAGCAGGATTGTCCTACGAGGGCTGGTGAAGTGTTGACATGCAAAAAGGTCTTGGACATATGTGAGAGAAGATAAAGAGGGGAACCGCGTCAATGTTCAGTAcgagtgatgttggtgtcATGCTCAATGACCACTGCGCTTGAGCGAGAGACCAAGGTAGGAGAGTTATGATGTGTATGTATCAGAAGAGAACGTCAGTTCTGTATGCATGATTTGAGACGGCAAGAATCGTTCCATACTACAAAGCTCACTCGGCTTGAGCTCCGTATCGTCCAGAGGCGAGTAGCTACCTCTCGCCTTTgtgatcatcaccatgatCGTTTGATTGCTTGGAGTTTGCACAAGCAAACACTCAAGTGATGTAAAATACGAAGGCCAGCACGGTCAGGAAGGTCCTTCACAAAGTAGTATTAGAAGGCCATCCGACCACGAAAGGCTAGGTCAGTCACAAAAGCTCATCTGCAACGATATCGCAAGAAGCCATCGGTGTAAGAAGGCTTCCTATTGCCTTCCTGCACTTTTGGTGAGCAGACATCTTTTGGGATGCCTTCTTTgcctcttcacccttcccTCCGACCTAAAAGGGGTTTGCCGAAGTAATACAGATGCAAAGGCGTCAAAGGATCCTCAACGGACTtgaaagacgatgaggaggtagagTACT contains these protein-coding regions:
- a CDS encoding translation initiation factor eIF-1A, whose amino-acid sequence is MPKNKGKGGKNNRRGKKEDGENKRELIFKEDGQEYAQVLKMLGNGRIEAKCQDGVTRISQIRGQLRKKVWIVVGDIVLISLRDYQDDRGDVIHRYTPDEARNLKTYGELKEFQLVENQEVDGDEEEEGGIDFEEADIDDICAVRTDTATALQVIICS